One Streptomyces sp. V4I8 genomic window carries:
- a CDS encoding acetyl-CoA acetyltransferase, translating into MTPASRKVAVVGVALSDCGRVDDATPYALHAQAARRALADAGLGREVVDGFASAGLGTLAPVEVAEYLGLRPTWVDSTSVGGATWEVMAAHAADAIASGHARAVLLVYGSTARADIKAGRRTGTLSFGSRGPLQFEVPYGHTLIAKYAMAARRHMIEHGTTIEQLASVAVQARANAALNPEAMFRDPITVDDVLDGPMIADPFTRLHCCIRSDGGAAVLLAAEELVRDCRTAPVWVLGAGEHVSHAAMSEWPDFTVGPAAVSGRLAFERAGVRPEEIDFAEIYDAFTYMTLVTLEDLGFCGKGEGGAFVEKGRLLVRGGELPVNTDGGGLSAQHPGMRGLFLLVEAVRQLRGEGGERQVRGRRDGELPRLGVASATGGWFCSSGTLVLGRD; encoded by the coding sequence ATGACTCCCGCGAGCCGGAAAGTCGCCGTGGTCGGCGTTGCCCTCTCCGACTGCGGTCGGGTGGACGACGCCACCCCCTACGCCCTGCACGCCCAGGCCGCCCGCCGCGCCCTCGCCGACGCCGGGCTGGGCCGGGAGGTGGTGGACGGCTTCGCCTCCGCCGGTCTCGGCACCCTGGCCCCCGTCGAGGTCGCCGAGTACCTGGGCCTGCGCCCCACCTGGGTCGACTCCACCTCCGTCGGCGGCGCGACCTGGGAGGTCATGGCGGCCCACGCGGCGGACGCGATAGCGAGCGGGCACGCGAGGGCCGTACTCCTCGTGTACGGCTCCACGGCCCGCGCCGACATCAAGGCCGGCCGCCGCACCGGCACCCTCTCCTTCGGCTCCCGGGGCCCCCTGCAGTTCGAGGTCCCCTACGGCCACACGCTCATCGCCAAGTACGCCATGGCCGCCCGCCGCCACATGATCGAACACGGCACGACGATCGAGCAGTTGGCGTCCGTCGCCGTCCAGGCCCGGGCCAACGCGGCCCTGAACCCCGAGGCGATGTTCCGCGACCCGATCACGGTCGACGACGTGCTCGACGGCCCGATGATCGCCGACCCCTTCACCAGGCTGCACTGCTGCATCCGCTCCGACGGCGGCGCGGCGGTGCTGCTGGCCGCGGAGGAACTCGTACGGGACTGCCGTACGGCCCCGGTGTGGGTGCTCGGCGCCGGGGAGCACGTCTCGCACGCCGCGATGTCCGAGTGGCCCGACTTCACGGTGGGCCCGGCCGCGGTCAGCGGGCGGCTCGCCTTCGAGCGGGCCGGGGTGCGGCCGGAGGAGATCGACTTCGCCGAGATCTACGACGCCTTCACCTATATGACCCTGGTGACGCTGGAGGACCTCGGCTTCTGCGGGAAGGGCGAGGGCGGGGCGTTCGTGGAGAAGGGACGCCTTCTGGTGCGGGGCGGGGAACTGCCGGTCAACACGGACGGGGGCGGGCTGTCGGCCCAACACCCCGGAATGCGGGGGCTGTTCCTGCTCGTGGAGGCGGTGCGGCAACTGCGTGGGGAGGGCGGGGAGCGGCAGGTGCGGGGGCGCCGGGACGGGGAACTGCCCAGGCTGGGGGTGGCGTCGGCGACCGGGGGATGGTTCTGCTCCTCCGGGACGTTGGTACTGGGCAGGGATTGA
- a CDS encoding pyridoxamine 5'-phosphate oxidase family protein, whose amino-acid sequence MALPREEREKFLAEPHIAALSVDAGAGRAPLTLPIWYQYEPGGDIWVMTGLDTRKNQLIQAAGRISLMVDRVEPTIRYVSVEGPVIRTTPATLEQLREISARYLPAEKVDGYVDFAWKNHGEQVVIHMRPERWVSSDLGQV is encoded by the coding sequence ATGGCCCTGCCCCGGGAAGAGCGTGAAAAGTTCCTTGCCGAACCCCATATCGCCGCGCTGTCGGTCGACGCGGGCGCGGGACGCGCTCCGCTGACCCTGCCGATCTGGTACCAGTACGAACCCGGCGGCGACATCTGGGTCATGACCGGGCTGGACACCCGCAAGAACCAGCTGATCCAGGCGGCCGGCCGCATCTCCCTGATGGTCGACCGGGTCGAACCCACCATCCGGTACGTGTCCGTCGAGGGACCGGTCATCAGGACGACGCCCGCCACCCTCGAACAGCTCCGCGAGATCTCGGCCCGCTACCTCCCGGCCGAGAAGGTCGACGGCTATGTCGACTTCGCCTGGAAGAACCACGGGGAGCAGGTCGTCATCCACATGCGGCCCGAGCGGTGGGTGTCGTCGGACCTCGGCCAGGTGTAA
- a CDS encoding pyridoxal 5'-phosphate synthase, whose protein sequence is MGEDLHELLRSLRVWDPAVTELPEFDPATAPADPLALFTAWFAQAVAAGQVEPHTMSLATADEEGLPDVRTVMLHGADASGWSFATHIDSGKGRQLTARPYAALGFYWPAQGRQVRVRGPVTAAPAQEGQTDLHARSTGALAAALTGRQSQVLGSLEELARASESAWERARHEPDAPVPTWTLYHLRPDQVEFFQGDAGRRHVRLNYRRAEGGWGRELLWP, encoded by the coding sequence ATGGGAGAAGATCTTCATGAGCTGCTGAGGTCGCTGCGGGTGTGGGACCCGGCGGTCACCGAGTTGCCGGAGTTCGACCCGGCCACCGCGCCCGCCGACCCGCTCGCCCTGTTCACGGCCTGGTTCGCGCAGGCGGTGGCGGCGGGGCAGGTGGAACCGCACACCATGTCCCTCGCCACGGCCGACGAGGAGGGCCTGCCGGACGTACGGACCGTGATGCTGCACGGCGCCGACGCGTCCGGCTGGTCCTTCGCGACGCACATCGACAGCGGCAAGGGCCGCCAGCTCACGGCCCGCCCGTACGCGGCCCTCGGCTTCTACTGGCCGGCCCAGGGCCGCCAGGTGCGGGTGCGGGGCCCGGTGACGGCGGCCCCGGCCCAGGAGGGCCAGACCGACCTGCACGCCCGCTCGACCGGCGCACTCGCGGCCGCGCTGACCGGGCGCCAGAGCCAGGTCCTGGGCTCACTGGAGGAGCTGGCGCGAGCCTCCGAGTCGGCCTGGGAGCGGGCGCGGCACGAACCGGATGCCCCGGTGCCGACCTGGACGCTGTACCACCTGCGCCCCGACCAGGTGGAGTTCTTCCAGGGGGACGCCGGGCGACGGCACGTACGGCTCAACTACCGGCGGGCGGAGGGCGGTTGGGGGAGGGAGCTGCTCTGGCCGTAG
- a CDS encoding cytidine deaminase, with the protein MTTQTHPVDHELVQAAAHVARTRCRGDNHTMAAAARAQDGRIITAVNAYHFTGGPCAELVLIGAAAAQGAYGLDTIVAVGDRDRGVVPPCGRCRQVLLDYFPALKVIVGNDERVRTVLIADLLPESYVWADHQLDAE; encoded by the coding sequence ATGACCACGCAGACCCATCCCGTCGACCACGAACTCGTCCAGGCCGCAGCGCACGTCGCCCGCACGCGCTGCCGGGGCGACAACCACACCATGGCGGCCGCGGCCCGCGCCCAGGACGGCCGGATCATCACCGCGGTGAACGCCTACCACTTCACCGGAGGCCCCTGCGCCGAGCTGGTCCTCATCGGCGCGGCGGCCGCCCAGGGAGCCTACGGGCTGGACACGATCGTCGCCGTGGGCGACCGCGACCGGGGGGTTGTCCCCCCATGCGGCAGGTGCCGGCAAGTCCTCCTCGACTACTTCCCCGCCCTCAAGGTCATCGTCGGCAATGACGAGCGCGTCCGAACCGTCCTCATCGCCGACTTGCTGCCCGAAAGCTACGTCTGGGCCGACCACCAGCTCGACGCCGAGTAG
- a CDS encoding serine/threonine-protein kinase — protein MSDLGRLIANRYRLVERVGRGGMGTVWRAEDELLNRHVALKKLHVPPHLHEDEVQRLYERTRREARSAARITHPHVIVVHDVVDDEGLPCIVMEYVPSVTLGDLLKRQGALSPGEAARIGRSMAAALRAAHDAGVLHRDVKPANVLLGNDGRIVLTDFGIAVESGTPSLTRTGELVGSIQYLAPERLRSGIAEPGPASDLWSLGTTLYEAVEGRPPFRRDTAIETAYAIATDPYEPPRRAGDLAPVIEGLLVKEPDRRMDAQEAEHLLSRVAGQATAPLDPPTRPERMHATRTATPTATATPTPTTPDVASAAPGRKRGRRTALWIASALVIAATATGAVLLRPGGGTAASGDDIPRSTSQPASGSSGGSDTSPEPSAAPSPVPAGYHLVKAGQGFSVPVPDGWKAQKVPKTGEVAYIDPTGLVGLRVEEVEFAGTDPLQHWRDTEEAQTRRDNADYERVRMSRTTFRGRTAGYWEFTFQGRVRGFRGVELAINGADNTQYAIYLSAPDAQWDEYRPVFDTAVNGIRLPE, from the coding sequence GTGTCCGATCTGGGGAGGCTCATCGCCAACCGGTACCGGCTGGTGGAGCGCGTGGGCCGTGGTGGCATGGGCACCGTGTGGCGGGCCGAGGACGAACTGCTCAACCGGCACGTCGCCCTCAAGAAGCTGCACGTCCCGCCCCACTTGCACGAGGACGAGGTCCAGCGGCTTTACGAACGCACCCGCCGCGAGGCCCGCAGCGCGGCCCGGATCACCCACCCCCATGTGATCGTCGTGCACGACGTCGTCGACGACGAGGGCCTGCCGTGCATCGTCATGGAGTACGTCCCCTCGGTCACGCTCGGGGACCTGCTGAAGCGGCAGGGCGCGCTGTCGCCGGGCGAGGCCGCCCGGATCGGCCGCAGCATGGCCGCCGCGCTGCGCGCCGCGCACGACGCCGGGGTGCTGCACCGGGACGTCAAGCCCGCCAACGTCCTGCTCGGGAACGACGGCCGTATCGTCCTCACCGACTTCGGGATCGCGGTGGAGTCCGGAACACCCTCCCTGACGAGGACCGGGGAACTGGTCGGCTCGATCCAGTACCTCGCGCCGGAACGTCTCCGCAGCGGGATCGCCGAGCCCGGCCCCGCCAGCGACCTGTGGTCGCTCGGGACGACGCTGTACGAGGCGGTCGAGGGGCGGCCGCCGTTCCGCCGGGACACGGCGATCGAGACGGCGTACGCCATCGCGACCGACCCGTACGAGCCCCCGCGCCGCGCCGGCGACCTGGCCCCGGTGATCGAGGGGCTGCTGGTGAAGGAGCCCGACCGGCGGATGGACGCCCAGGAGGCCGAGCACCTCCTGAGCCGGGTGGCCGGCCAGGCGACCGCCCCTCTCGATCCGCCCACGCGACCGGAGCGGATGCACGCCACCCGCACGGCCACTCCGACTGCCACCGCCACCCCCACCCCCACCACCCCCGACGTCGCCTCCGCCGCGCCGGGGCGGAAGCGGGGCCGCCGCACGGCCCTGTGGATCGCTTCGGCACTGGTGATCGCCGCCACCGCGACGGGCGCTGTGCTGCTGCGGCCGGGTGGCGGTACCGCTGCGTCGGGCGACGACATCCCGCGGTCCACTTCCCAGCCCGCGTCCGGCTCCTCCGGCGGCTCCGACACCTCTCCGGAGCCGAGCGCCGCCCCGTCGCCGGTGCCCGCCGGATACCACCTCGTGAAGGCCGGCCAGGGCTTCTCCGTGCCGGTGCCGGACGGCTGGAAGGCCCAGAAGGTGCCCAAAACCGGTGAGGTCGCCTACATCGACCCGACCGGGCTGGTGGGCCTGCGGGTCGAGGAGGTCGAGTTCGCGGGGACCGACCCCCTCCAGCACTGGCGTGACACCGAAGAGGCCCAGACGCGCCGCGACAACGCGGACTATGAGCGGGTCAGGATGAGCCGCACGACGTTCCGTGGGCGGACCGCCGGGTACTGGGAGTTCACCTTCCAGGGCAGGGTGCGCGGTTTCCGGGGGGTCGAGCTGGCCATCAACGGTGCCGACAACACCCAGTACGCCATCTACCTCTCGGCGCCGGACGCGCAGTGGGACGAGTACCGCCCGGTCTTCGACACCGCCGTCAACGGGATCCGCCTCCCCGAATGA
- a CDS encoding GNAT family N-acetyltransferase — protein MRPDDWYCTQDLSGFLSHAGGFLRSRPDLHTVVLTVTETLRTGGLRAYGDEAPVFGVLEVGGQVRAAYFRTPPFRLNVTPLTPDEAESLAAHLAALGHSVPGVIAAGDTAEAFAAAWRRLAGGRATVSQRQRLYRLGNLTVPQPLPAGRARVAGKEDREQLTRWYGEFIDAVGDHAARDAAAWADSRISYGGVTFWEGEDGTPLSMAGVTPVVAGQVRVAPVYTPAQLRGRGYAGAVTAQVSRAVLGSGVREVLLFTDLANQTSNSLYQRIGYRAVADFTAYDFRGSRGFPGRA, from the coding sequence ATGCGCCCGGACGACTGGTACTGCACCCAGGATCTCAGCGGTTTCCTCTCCCACGCCGGTGGCTTCCTGCGCTCGCGCCCCGATCTGCACACCGTCGTCCTGACGGTGACCGAGACGCTGCGCACTGGCGGGTTGCGTGCGTACGGCGACGAGGCGCCGGTGTTCGGTGTGCTGGAGGTGGGCGGGCAGGTGCGAGCCGCCTACTTCCGCACCCCGCCCTTCCGGCTGAACGTCACGCCCCTCACCCCCGACGAGGCCGAATCCCTCGCCGCCCACCTGGCCGCCCTCGGCCACTCGGTCCCCGGCGTCATCGCGGCCGGTGACACCGCCGAGGCCTTCGCCGCCGCCTGGCGCCGCCTCGCGGGCGGCCGGGCCACGGTCAGCCAGCGCCAGCGCCTGTACCGGCTCGGCAACCTGACCGTTCCGCAGCCCCTCCCGGCGGGCCGGGCCCGGGTCGCGGGCAAGGAGGACCGGGAGCAACTGACGCGCTGGTACGGCGAGTTCATCGACGCCGTCGGCGACCACGCCGCCCGTGACGCCGCCGCATGGGCCGACTCGCGGATCTCCTACGGAGGCGTCACCTTCTGGGAGGGCGAGGACGGCACCCCGCTGTCCATGGCGGGCGTGACCCCGGTGGTCGCCGGACAGGTCCGGGTCGCCCCCGTCTACACCCCGGCCCAGCTGCGCGGACGCGGCTACGCGGGCGCCGTCACCGCCCAGGTCAGCCGGGCCGTGCTCGGCTCCGGGGTGCGCGAGGTGCTGCTCTTCACGGACCTCGCCAACCAGACCAGCAACAGCCTCTACCAGCGCATCGGGTATCGGGCGGTGGCCGACTTCACGGCGTACGACTTCCGGGGGAGCCGGGGGTTCCCGGGCAGGGCCTGA
- a CDS encoding GNAT family N-acetyltransferase, whose protein sequence is MPHADIRPATHPLPDLHGHGLRLRPWDPDSEADTEAWFRGRIDPEFQRWNTPLRITTDFDSALESLRDSARNAREGTSAPYCVTDAATGTPLGHIGVNVIDRVMSCARVGYWVLPEARGRRVATHALALVARWAVTEPGLGLHRLELGHAVGHDSSCRIAERCGFRHEGTLRGAMWEAGRYDAYRDVHLHARLATDPDVEV, encoded by the coding sequence ATGCCTCACGCCGACATACGCCCCGCCACCCACCCCCTCCCCGACCTGCACGGCCACGGTCTGCGCCTGCGTCCCTGGGACCCGGACTCCGAGGCCGACACCGAGGCCTGGTTCCGGGGCCGCATCGACCCGGAGTTCCAGCGCTGGAACACCCCGCTGAGGATCACCACGGATTTCGACAGCGCCCTGGAGTCACTGCGCGACAGCGCGCGGAACGCCCGGGAGGGGACCTCGGCGCCGTACTGCGTCACCGACGCGGCGACCGGCACACCCCTCGGACACATCGGCGTCAACGTCATCGACCGGGTCATGAGCTGTGCTCGCGTCGGCTACTGGGTGCTCCCCGAGGCCCGCGGCCGCCGCGTGGCCACGCACGCGCTCGCCCTCGTCGCCCGCTGGGCCGTCACCGAGCCCGGTCTGGGCCTGCACCGGCTCGAACTCGGCCATGCCGTCGGCCACGATTCCTCCTGCCGTATCGCCGAGCGCTGCGGTTTCCGTCACGAGGGGACCCTGCGCGGCGCGATGTGGGAGGCAGGGCGGTACGACGCGTACCGGGACGTGCATCTGCACGCGAGGCTGGCGACGGACCCGGACGTCGAGGTGTAG
- a CDS encoding Zn-ribbon domain-containing OB-fold protein — protein MSAPQRARRFDLPEADAFTRRYWDAAAEGRLLVRRCRACERAHHYPREFCPHCWSEDVDWEPASGRATLYTWSVVHRNDLPPFGERTPYVAAVVDLAEGPRMMTEIVECGDAGRLRAGTELSVAFRDGVPVFRPAG, from the coding sequence ATGAGCGCCCCGCAGCGCGCCCGGCGCTTCGATCTCCCGGAAGCCGACGCCTTCACGCGGAGGTACTGGGACGCGGCGGCCGAAGGGAGGCTGCTGGTGCGCCGCTGCCGGGCCTGCGAGCGCGCCCACCACTACCCGCGCGAGTTCTGCCCCCACTGCTGGAGCGAGGACGTCGACTGGGAACCCGCGAGCGGCCGGGCCACCCTCTACACCTGGTCCGTCGTCCACCGCAACGACCTGCCGCCCTTCGGGGAGCGGACGCCGTACGTCGCCGCCGTCGTCGATCTCGCCGAGGGGCCGCGGATGATGACCGAGATCGTGGAGTGCGGGGACGCCGGGCGGCTGCGGGCCGGAACGGAGCTCTCGGTCGCGTTCCGGGACGGGGTGCCGGTGTTCCGCCCTGCCGGCTGA
- a CDS encoding DoxX family protein, with translation MDAIWLTGAEWLAVLRIGLGLWWLESWRHKDKKSWFEGAGISWAADVAAKHRWNALRSGFEAVVAPRPRTMAYVVLYAELALGLGLIFGFLTPIALVGGLLLNVLYFALMIHDWGEQGQNSMMALISLVALFGMSWQSWSVDSALGLFR, from the coding sequence ATGGACGCGATCTGGCTCACAGGTGCGGAATGGCTGGCCGTGCTCCGGATAGGCCTCGGGCTGTGGTGGCTGGAGAGCTGGCGGCACAAGGACAAGAAGAGCTGGTTCGAGGGGGCCGGGATCTCCTGGGCGGCGGACGTGGCGGCCAAGCACCGCTGGAACGCCCTACGGTCCGGCTTCGAAGCCGTCGTGGCACCGCGGCCGCGGACGATGGCGTACGTCGTCCTGTACGCGGAGCTCGCCCTCGGGCTCGGGCTCATCTTCGGGTTCCTGACCCCGATCGCCCTCGTCGGCGGGCTGCTGCTCAACGTCCTCTACTTCGCCCTCATGATCCATGACTGGGGCGAGCAGGGGCAGAACTCGATGATGGCGCTGATCTCGCTGGTCGCGCTGTTCGGGATGTCCTGGCAGTCGTGGTCGGTGGACAGCGCGCTGGGGCTGTTCCGATGA
- a CDS encoding GYD domain-containing protein — protein MPKFLIQATYTPDGAKGLLKEGASGRRAAVDRVVSDLGGNIEAMYFAFGEDDLVCIIDFPDAVSMAAVSLTVKASGALHTRATPLLTLDEIDKAARRQVTFRAPGT, from the coding sequence ATGCCCAAGTTCCTCATCCAGGCCACCTACACGCCCGACGGCGCGAAGGGGCTGCTCAAGGAAGGCGCGAGCGGCCGCCGCGCCGCCGTCGACCGGGTCGTCAGCGATCTCGGCGGCAACATCGAGGCCATGTACTTCGCCTTCGGCGAGGACGATCTCGTGTGCATCATCGACTTCCCCGACGCGGTCTCCATGGCCGCGGTGAGCCTCACCGTCAAGGCCAGCGGCGCCCTCCACACCCGGGCCACTCCCCTCCTCACCCTTGACGAGATCGACAAGGCCGCCCGCCGCCAGGTCACCTTCCGCGCCCCCGGCACGTGA
- a CDS encoding DUF4232 domain-containing protein codes for MSGNRRKALLVSAALVGGTMLMTACQDTDKAAGKATDSSAAQGSSTATPSGSSNSSDSSGSSDSSGSSTAGSGQGTGKGSATTGKGTEDGAGSGTGTGTGTGDGERVPVEQVCGANDISWSTRSESQAGGYILVIAKAKSGISCYLPAALPTVAFGSDGTQAGPAEQSVGEQIKLSGSTTAYAGVNPKTTDGDGGKELDSIIVAVGDDDPDPVSLPVDTITVDKPIVTNWHTSPTDAVPLS; via the coding sequence ATGTCCGGCAACCGTCGCAAGGCCTTACTCGTCTCCGCGGCCCTCGTGGGCGGCACCATGCTGATGACCGCATGCCAGGACACGGACAAGGCCGCCGGCAAGGCCACGGACAGCAGCGCCGCGCAGGGTTCTTCGACGGCCACCCCGTCCGGATCGTCCAACTCGTCCGACTCATCCGGCTCGTCCGACTCGTCCGGCTCATCGACCGCGGGCAGCGGCCAGGGCACCGGCAAGGGCTCCGCCACGACGGGCAAGGGGACCGAGGACGGGGCCGGTTCCGGCACCGGCACCGGCACCGGCACCGGCGACGGTGAGCGGGTGCCGGTCGAGCAGGTCTGCGGTGCCAACGACATCTCCTGGAGCACCAGGTCCGAGTCCCAGGCCGGCGGCTACATCCTGGTCATCGCGAAGGCGAAGTCGGGCATCAGCTGCTACCTGCCCGCCGCGCTGCCGACCGTGGCGTTCGGTTCCGACGGCACCCAGGCCGGCCCAGCGGAGCAGTCCGTCGGTGAGCAGATCAAGCTGAGCGGAAGCACCACCGCCTACGCCGGGGTGAACCCCAAGACCACCGACGGAGACGGCGGCAAGGAACTGGACAGCATCATCGTCGCCGTCGGTGACGACGACCCCGACCCGGTCTCCCTGCCGGTCGACACCATCACCGTCGACAAGCCGATCGTCACCAACTGGCACACCTCCCCGACGGACGCCGTCCCCCTCAGCTGA
- a CDS encoding flavin-containing monooxygenase codes for MADSTASPTPTDRPVYVIGGGPGGLAVAHALRAQGLRAVVLEKADRIGASWRRHYDRLHLHTTRRLSGLPGLPIPRRFGRWVSRDDVVRYLEKYAEHHDLEIVTGVEVSRVEPAPDGSGWLLRATGGRELTGAAVVVATGHNHTPHIPDWPGRADYTGELQHAGEYRNPAPYAGRDVLVVGVGNTGAEIAVDLVEGGAARVRLAVRTTPHIVRRSTAGWPAQRTSILVRRLPVGLVDRLARPVAKLSVPDLSAHGLPRPDSGLYSRVREGAIPVLDVGLIDAVRKGRIEIVAAVEGFEDDKVLLADGSHVSPDAVIAATGYVRGLEGMIGHLGVLDARGKPVVQGARTPADAPGLYFTGFTNPISGNLREMAIDAQKIAKAIARDGSRGVSRLPVT; via the coding sequence ATGGCCGACTCCACAGCGTCCCCGACCCCCACGGACCGCCCCGTCTATGTCATCGGCGGCGGCCCCGGCGGACTCGCCGTCGCGCACGCGCTGCGCGCCCAGGGGCTGCGGGCCGTCGTGCTGGAGAAGGCGGACCGGATCGGCGCCTCCTGGCGGCGCCACTACGACCGGCTCCATCTGCACACCACCCGCCGGCTGTCGGGACTGCCCGGGCTGCCGATACCGCGTCGCTTCGGGCGCTGGGTGTCGCGGGACGACGTCGTGCGCTACCTGGAGAAGTACGCCGAGCACCACGACCTGGAGATCGTCACCGGCGTCGAGGTCTCCCGCGTCGAGCCCGCCCCGGACGGCTCCGGCTGGCTGCTGCGCGCCACTGGCGGCCGTGAACTGACCGGCGCCGCGGTCGTCGTGGCCACCGGCCACAACCACACCCCGCACATCCCGGACTGGCCCGGCCGCGCCGACTACACCGGCGAACTCCAGCACGCCGGCGAGTACCGCAACCCGGCCCCCTACGCCGGCCGCGACGTCCTGGTCGTCGGCGTCGGCAACACCGGCGCCGAGATCGCCGTGGACCTGGTGGAGGGCGGAGCCGCACGGGTACGGCTGGCGGTCCGCACCACCCCGCACATCGTCCGCCGCTCCACCGCCGGGTGGCCGGCCCAGCGCACGAGCATCCTCGTACGGCGACTGCCGGTCGGGCTCGTCGACCGGCTCGCCAGGCCCGTGGCCAAGCTCAGCGTGCCGGACCTGTCGGCCCACGGGCTGCCGCGCCCCGACTCCGGCCTCTACAGCCGGGTCAGGGAAGGCGCGATCCCGGTCCTCGACGTCGGCCTCATCGACGCCGTGCGCAAGGGCCGTATTGAGATCGTGGCCGCCGTCGAGGGCTTCGAGGACGACAAGGTGCTCCTGGCCGACGGCAGCCACGTCTCCCCGGACGCCGTCATCGCGGCGACCGGATACGTCCGCGGACTCGAAGGCATGATCGGCCACCTCGGGGTGCTCGACGCCCGCGGCAAGCCGGTCGTCCAGGGCGCCCGGACCCCCGCCGACGCACCCGGCCTCTACTTCACCGGCTTCACCAACCCCATCAGCGGCAACCTCCGCGAGATGGCGATCGACGCCCAGAAGATAGCCAAGGCCATCGCCCGCGACGGCAGCCGAGGCGTCTCCCGGCTGCCGGTGACGTAG
- a CDS encoding flavin monoamine oxidase family protein — translation MASERQFPRTPRLSRRSLLGGAAAAAGAATLTATAAGTASAATRQVDVAIVGAGLAGLTAARDLVAAGKSVVVLEARDRVGGRVVGLNLANGGVTEGGGEFIGPTQDRIKALADSLGVQTFATYNTGENLLYKDGKKTPYATDGILGAVPPIDAAGLANAAIVQASLDDLAKQIPVDAPWTAAKAEEWDRQTFETWLRANAVIPSAKFLFDVACTSIFSAEPRELSFLFVLFYIAAAGNSANPGTLERLTETANGAQELRFVGGSQLVPVKLAATLGDRVVLSAPVRTIARSGGSYVVTADGITVTARKVVVAVPPPIAARITYDPVLPASRDQLTQRLPMASVGKAIAIYDTPFWRADGLNGQVVSDTGVVSSTFDNSPPDASYGALMGFIEADEARKLDSASEAEVRAAVLKDYTTYFGEKAASPTSFVLQRWNNEAYTRGGPVSIAAPGVLTQYGPALRAPVGGIHWAGTETSTYWMGFMDGAVRSGERVAKDVLAVL, via the coding sequence GTGGCAAGCGAACGACAGTTCCCCCGAACCCCCCGGCTCTCCCGGCGCTCCCTCCTCGGCGGCGCGGCCGCCGCGGCCGGTGCCGCCACCCTCACCGCGACCGCCGCCGGTACGGCCTCGGCGGCCACCCGGCAGGTCGACGTCGCGATCGTCGGCGCCGGCCTGGCCGGCCTCACCGCGGCCCGCGACCTGGTGGCCGCCGGCAAGTCGGTCGTCGTCCTGGAGGCCCGCGACCGCGTGGGCGGCCGGGTCGTCGGGCTGAACCTGGCGAACGGCGGAGTCACCGAGGGCGGCGGCGAGTTCATCGGCCCCACCCAGGACCGCATCAAGGCCCTCGCCGACTCGCTCGGCGTACAGACCTTCGCGACCTACAACACCGGCGAGAACCTCCTCTACAAGGACGGCAAGAAGACCCCCTACGCCACCGACGGCATCCTCGGCGCGGTCCCGCCCATCGACGCGGCCGGACTCGCCAACGCCGCGATCGTGCAGGCCTCGCTCGACGACCTGGCCAAACAGATCCCGGTCGACGCCCCCTGGACCGCCGCGAAGGCCGAGGAATGGGACCGGCAGACCTTCGAGACCTGGCTGCGCGCCAACGCCGTCATCCCCTCGGCCAAGTTCCTCTTCGACGTGGCCTGCACGTCGATCTTCTCGGCCGAACCCCGTGAACTCTCCTTCCTGTTCGTCCTCTTCTACATCGCCGCCGCGGGCAACTCCGCCAACCCCGGCACCCTGGAACGCCTCACCGAGACGGCGAACGGCGCCCAGGAACTGCGCTTCGTCGGCGGCTCCCAGCTGGTGCCGGTCAAACTCGCCGCGACGCTCGGGGACCGGGTGGTGCTCAGCGCCCCGGTGCGCACCATCGCCCGGTCCGGCGGCAGCTACGTCGTCACGGCCGACGGCATCACCGTCACCGCCAGGAAGGTCGTCGTCGCCGTACCCCCGCCGATCGCCGCCCGCATCACCTACGACCCCGTCCTGCCGGCCTCCCGCGACCAGCTCACCCAGCGCCTGCCGATGGCGTCGGTCGGCAAGGCGATCGCGATCTACGACACCCCCTTCTGGCGCGCCGACGGCCTCAACGGTCAGGTCGTCAGCGACACCGGCGTGGTCAGCTCCACCTTCGACAACTCCCCGCCCGACGCCTCCTACGGCGCGCTGATGGGCTTCATCGAGGCCGACGAGGCCCGGAAGCTGGACTCGGCGAGCGAGGCGGAGGTCCGGGCGGCCGTACTGAAGGACTACACGACGTACTTCGGCGAGAAAGCGGCCTCCCCCACCTCCTTCGTCCTGCAACGCTGGAACAACGAGGCCTACACCCGCGGCGGCCCCGTCTCCATCGCCGCGCCCGGCGTCCTGACCCAGTACGGTCCCGCCCTGCGCGCGCCCGTCGGCGGCATCCACTGGGCCGGCACCGAGACGTCCACCTACTGGATGGGCTTCATGGACGGGGCGGTGCGGTCGGGCGAGCGGGTGGCGAAGGATGTGCTGGCGGTGCTGTGA